A portion of the Penaeus monodon isolate SGIC_2016 chromosome 28, NSTDA_Pmon_1, whole genome shotgun sequence genome contains these proteins:
- the LOC119590908 gene encoding shematrin-like protein 2 yields the protein MAEDTAVMAMGVMDMVVIITTMYGSHGGRRSSYWYDGYEYSDSDGGHSEYGQNGYGGRYGGYVEYKPWKLTIFNLAQGITILSYADPLRVALLAMVAMAMVSMVMAHPEPGYGHGGYGYGGHGGGHGGYGYGGHGGGHGGYGGYGHGGGHEAPFYNLKKMQKGIIKHTVQIMRF from the exons ATGGCGGAGGACACGGCGGTCATGGCTATGGGGGTTATGGATATGGTCG tgaTTATAACTACTATGTATGGTAGCCATGGCGGAAGACGCAGTAGTTATTGGTATGATGGTTATGAGTATAGTGACTCCGATGGAGGGCATAGTGAATATGGGCAAAATGGCTACGGAGGAAGGTATGGTGGCTATGTTGAATACAAGCCATGGAAGCTTAC AATTTTTAACTTAGCTCAAGGAATCACGATATTATCCTACGCAGACCCGTTG CGTGTGGCCCTGCTCGCTATGGTAGCGATGGCTATGGTGTCGATGGTGATGGCCCACCCTGAACCTGGCTATGGTCATGGTGGCTACGGGTATGGTGGCCACGGCGGAGGACATGGTGGCTATGGATATGGTGGCCATGGCGGAGGTCATGGTGGATATGGTGGCTACGGCCATGGTGGAGGACACG AGGCACCATTTTATAACCTCAAGAAGATGCAGAAGGGGATAATAAAACACACTGTACAGATTATGAGATTTTAG
- the LOC119591291 gene encoding receptor-interacting serine/threonine-protein kinase 1-like → MDNIKTDSAPLGSVSSDFQQGNPSRPQRQIYNITGGSAVHIGPVIHNIHGCNPRSQHKPQDMPLKKDVEELLKCSREIEERDKVEVSEHLGSSWKSLGRVMGFTAGQLENMIADHTRNVDRVYEMMSRWHDREAEDATVARLTQMIIKVKAYHVLKKLTP, encoded by the exons ATGGATAATATTAAAACAGACTCAGCTCCCCTAGGGTCCGTGTCCAGCGATTTTCAACAAGGGAATCCATCACGACCTCAACGGCAG ATCTACAACATAACAGGCGGCTCGGCGGTCCACATTGGCCCTGTTATCCACAACATACATGGCTGTAACCCTCGCTCGCAGCACAAACCCCAGGATATGCCTCTCAAAAAGGATGTTGAAGAGCTCTTGAA GTGCAGCCGCGAGATCGAGGAGCGAGACAAGGTCGAGGTCAGCGAACACCTGGGCAGCAGCTGGAAGAGTCTGGGCCGGGTCATGGGCTTCACGGCGGGTCAGCTGGAGAACATGATAGCTGACCACACGCGTAATGTCGACCGAGTGTACGAGATGATGAGTCGTTGGCATGACAGGGAGGCTGAGGATGCTACTGTGGCCAGACTCACTCAGATGATCATTAAGGTTAAGGCTTATCATGTGCTGAAGAAACTTACACCTTGA
- the LOC119590920 gene encoding uncharacterized protein LOC119590920, whose protein sequence is MLGIHKFGFLVGFVGYAAALSVLQPENILEGFSSFPSHHIKRRQASTGNLQTPVVLNQGNSILNRHRFQLGLEENSQNRPDSSEDSSLESLKDSNASATSRSRDSGSEAPRITLRTSPIQARTRTAGVVFPTVTPEPSSADVTTLSSPSEERNFGRSLSAPITEFTGAETTPLPGAPSPFDPNLELFDVGTRVIVTAPPRPCPGVCEFRARNGRCFENFNCFRNQFLL, encoded by the exons ATGTTAGGAATACATAAATTCGGTTTTCTTGTCGGATTTGTCGGTTACGCGGCAGCACTGTCGGTTCTTCAACCAGAAAATATTCTTGAAG GATTTTCCAGCTTTCCATCTCACCACATTAAGCGCCGACAGGCTTCCACAGGAAATCTCCAAACCCCGGTAGTTCTAAACCAAGGGAATAGTATTTTGAACCGCCACCGTTTCCAGCTCGGACTTGAAGAAAACAGCCAGAACCGCCCTGACTCCTCCGAGGACTCGAGTCTTGAGTCGTTGAAGGATTCGAACGCTTCAGCAACTTCTAGATCAAGGGACTCCGGTAGTGAGGCGCCTCGGATAACGCTGAGGACTTCTCCGATccaggcacgcacacgcacagccgGTGTCGTTTTCCCAACAGTAACACCAGAGCCATCCAGTGCAGACGTAACTACGCTTTCGTCACCGTCAGAGGAAAGAAACTTTGGAAGATCCCTCAGTGCTCCCATCACAGAATTCACGGGAGCCGAAACGACGCCTCTTCCCGGTGCTCCGTCGCCCTTTGACCCGAATTTGGAGCTCTTTGATGTTGGGACTCGAGTGATTGTCACAGCGCCCCCTAGGCCTTGTCCAGGAGTGTGTGAATTCCGCGCTAGGAATGGTCGTTGTTTCGAAAACTTCAATTGCTTCCGAAACCAATTCCTCTTGTAG